One Rhinolophus sinicus isolate RSC01 linkage group LG06, ASM3656204v1, whole genome shotgun sequence DNA window includes the following coding sequences:
- the LOC109458541 gene encoding uncharacterized protein LOC109458541 isoform X3 yields the protein MRITEAFKNPRLSEITPLIRSDLDIPSSLWLRSAPAPGNPTPARPRMLSAPPRAQSPSRLSPTQPHAPEARAWSGCAAPAEAAPVAWASSPRMLRCGARRPPQSTRARMPQKFGSGSVGSKMRPKPRFTEPRANKHAQAFTQTSPRPALAAAGLGHGRPGKSPGSTRGRRSRSAAKR from the coding sequence ATGAGGATTACTGAGGCATTCAAGAACCCCCGCCTCTCCGAAATCACTCCCTTGATTCGTAGCGACCTCGATATTCCGAGCAGCCTTTGGCTCCGTAGTGCGCCAGCCCCGGGAAACCCCACGCCCGCCCGCCCACGCATGCTCTCGGCGCCCCCACGCGCGCAGTCACCCTCACGGCTGTCGCCCACGCAGCCGCATGCTCCGGAAGCGCGGGCTTGGAGCGGCTGCGCGGCGCCAGCGGAGGCAGCTCCCGTCGCTTGGGCGAGTTCTCCGCGGATGCTGCGGTGCGGGGCGCGTCGCCCCCCTCAGTCCACCAGGGCCCGGATGCCTCAGAAATTCGGCTCTGGGTCTGTGGGGAGCAAAATGCGACCCAAACCCCGTTTTACCGAGCCCCGCGCAAATAAGCACGCACAAGCATTCACACAGACGTCGCCGCGGCCCGCGCTCGCAGCAGCGGGTCTCGGCCACGGGCGACCAGGGAAGAGCCCGGGATCCACGAGGGGCCGCCGCTCGCGATCGGCCGCTAAAAG
- the LOC109458541 gene encoding uncharacterized protein LOC109458541 isoform X1, translating into MRITEAFKNPRLSEITPLIRSDLDIPSSLWLRSAPAPGNPTPARPRMLSAPPRAQSPSRLSPTQPHAPEARAWSGCAAPAEAAPVAWASSPRMLRCGARRPPQSTRARMPQKFGSGSVGSKMRPKPRFTEPRANKHAQAFTQTSPRPALAAAGLGHGRPGKSPGSTRGRRSRSAAKRLQNFSTLHGVRGQKFGA; encoded by the coding sequence ATGAGGATTACTGAGGCATTCAAGAACCCCCGCCTCTCCGAAATCACTCCCTTGATTCGTAGCGACCTCGATATTCCGAGCAGCCTTTGGCTCCGTAGTGCGCCAGCCCCGGGAAACCCCACGCCCGCCCGCCCACGCATGCTCTCGGCGCCCCCACGCGCGCAGTCACCCTCACGGCTGTCGCCCACGCAGCCGCATGCTCCGGAAGCGCGGGCTTGGAGCGGCTGCGCGGCGCCAGCGGAGGCAGCTCCCGTCGCTTGGGCGAGTTCTCCGCGGATGCTGCGGTGCGGGGCGCGTCGCCCCCCTCAGTCCACCAGGGCCCGGATGCCTCAGAAATTCGGCTCTGGGTCTGTGGGGAGCAAAATGCGACCCAAACCCCGTTTTACCGAGCCCCGCGCAAATAAGCACGCACAAGCATTCACACAGACGTCGCCGCGGCCCGCGCTCGCAGCAGCGGGTCTCGGCCACGGGCGACCAGGGAAGAGCCCGGGATCCACGAGGGGCCGCCGCTCGCGATCGGCCGCTAAAAG
- the LOC109458541 gene encoding uncharacterized protein LOC109458541 isoform X2 produces the protein MRITEAFKNPRLSEITPLIRSDLDIPSSLWLRSAPAPGNPTPARPRMLSAPPRAQSPSRLSPTQPHAPEARAWSGCAAPAEAAPVAWASSPRMLRCGARRPPQSTRARMPQKFGSGSVGSKMRPKPRFTEPRANKHAQAFTQTSPRPALAAAGLGHGRPGKSPGSTRGRRSRSAAKRSSLKDCSEA, from the coding sequence ATGAGGATTACTGAGGCATTCAAGAACCCCCGCCTCTCCGAAATCACTCCCTTGATTCGTAGCGACCTCGATATTCCGAGCAGCCTTTGGCTCCGTAGTGCGCCAGCCCCGGGAAACCCCACGCCCGCCCGCCCACGCATGCTCTCGGCGCCCCCACGCGCGCAGTCACCCTCACGGCTGTCGCCCACGCAGCCGCATGCTCCGGAAGCGCGGGCTTGGAGCGGCTGCGCGGCGCCAGCGGAGGCAGCTCCCGTCGCTTGGGCGAGTTCTCCGCGGATGCTGCGGTGCGGGGCGCGTCGCCCCCCTCAGTCCACCAGGGCCCGGATGCCTCAGAAATTCGGCTCTGGGTCTGTGGGGAGCAAAATGCGACCCAAACCCCGTTTTACCGAGCCCCGCGCAAATAAGCACGCACAAGCATTCACACAGACGTCGCCGCGGCCCGCGCTCGCAGCAGCGGGTCTCGGCCACGGGCGACCAGGGAAGAGCCCGGGATCCACGAGGGGCCGCCGCTCGCGATCGGCCGCTAAAAG